CCTGACCGACTGGGTGGACGACCGTCCCGATAATCCTTGGGGTTTTTTCATCTTCCATTCCAGCATTTTCAGCATCTTTCTTCCTCCTGACTCCATGCTCAGGGAGTTGAGCAGCGGGATCGTCGATATAACATATACCTGGGAGGGACGGGCTTATGTGGGTTTACCTGCCACGCTGCTGGCTCTCTCCTTTCTGATCCTGATTTTCCTGCAGCTGGCCGGCCGGGATAGACCCTCCTGGAGCTCCTTCTTTCCAAACAAGAAACTGAACCTGTACCTGGCTGCCTCCGTGATTGTTCTGCTCTTCTCCATGTGTATCCCCTTTAAGTGGGGCCTCGGTTTTTTAACCGAGCTGCTTCCCTTGCTCAAGCAGTTCAGATGCCTGGGGCGCTTCTCCTGGATATTTTATTACGTTAGCACTGTATTTACAGCCACCTATCTGTACTACCTCTACAGAGTGCTGCGGAGAAAGGGCTACGGCCGACAGGCCCTGGCAGTCCTGCTGATTATCCTTTCTTACTGGGGCCTGGAAGCCGCCTCCCGGATATATAAAAATACCCGTCCCATCTATAATCAGAATGACTTGCTGAATACCCGTGCCGTCGACCTGAAGGAGGTTCTGGAAGCTTCAGGGAAAAGCAGTGATGATTTCCAAGGAATCTTTTTTCTGCCCTTTGCCAACACCTGTGGAGATAAACTGCAGTTTGAAAGAGGATTGTCTGCCTTTTCTGAAGCCATGAGCTGCAGCTACCAGACCGGCATCCCCATCGTGCAGAGTTTCTCTCCCCGTATCTCCCTTTCCCAGGCCATGAGCTCCATTCAGCTGCTGGCCGACAGCAGCATTTATAAAGTGCGCGTGAAGGATATGAACCAGAAGCCCCTGCTCCTGGTGACCGGCCTCCAGGAACTGAACCACCAGGAATCGGCTTTGCTTCAGAAAGCCAGACACATCTGGTCGGGCAACAGCTTCTCCCTGGCCCTCCTGCCCGTCGAAGCTTTCAACCAGGGTTATAAGGAGTGGGTGGAGCTGGCTGCCCCCCTGCTGGACAGCCTCCGGAATCCGGGGATGCTTTGTACCGGTGCGGACCCGCGGCAGGTGATCTATGATGATTTTGAAGGGCTTCCCTCCGGGCAGGTTTTTACCGGATCCGGGGCAAAGTATCTAAAGAAAGGGACCATGGAACTGTTCCGTGAGAACCTGTTCGAACGTTTTTCAGATTCAGAGCTGGAACTCTCTCTCTGGCTTTATGTGGACCACCGGACCGATAACATGCCCACCCCGGAACTATGGCAGTGGGATGAAAAGGGTAAGCTGATAAACAAGGAGAAACTGAACTCCCGCGAGGTCCATAATGTGGACGGAATGTGGATCCGGGTCGGCAAAAACCTGATTCCGGAAGCGGGAACAAGCTACCAGCTTAGCATCAGGGGCAAATATATCTCCGTGGATGACCTGCTGCTAAAACCATCCGGCAGCCGGGTGGTGGTCCGCCAGGCAAACGGAGACTTCTTGATGGATAATTTTCGGCTTCCTGTTGCTACTGATCTTTGATTTTACTACTTTTTCAGGCTCAAACCAAATCGATTCCTATGAAAAAGTTACTGCTAACTGCCATGACCATTCTCTTTGTTCCTCTGTTCCTGCATGCACAGGCCAACATAATAGAGGGGACCTGGTACAATGACGAGAAAACCTCCACCATTGAGATTACCAAGGGAGCTGATGGAAAATATGTTGGAAAAATCTCCTGGCTGGAGGAGCCTAACGAGGATGGCAAGCCCAAAGTGGACAAAGAAAATTCCGACCCCAAACTGGCCAAACGCCCCTTACTGGGACTGTCAATAGTAAAAAATTTTGTATACGACAGCAATTCCAAACAATGGGAAAAAGGCTCAATTTATGATCCGGACAATGGTAAAACTTATGACTGTTTTGCCTGGTTTGAGGACGGTAATAATAACAAGCTGTATCTCAAAGGTTACGTGGCCGGAATCAAAGCGCTGGGCCGCAAAACCATCTGGACCAGGAAAAATTAGTCCGCTGCTGAAATCTGCGCTTTAACTGTTGTGCTAAAATCGTCCGGAAACGTACAATACATTCCCGCAAGCGTTCACTTTTCTAAATAAGCCGGAGAGGAGAAAAAATCTTATCTGACTGCTTTTTAAACAGTTACGATTTTTGGCATATAAAATGATATAAATAAGCTGAAAACAAATCTTACGTCCTTTTACATTTCACTAACGGGTGATACAGTAAAATTTCTTTTTAGGTTTAAGTGGTTAGTAAAAAGGGGCCTTCCGGCCCCTTTTTTAATGATGCAGCAGGTAGGCAATGGCTGAATATTCGGCCAGGGCTATTCCCTTGGCCGCATCTGTGTTCTTGTAATAGTTTTTCACCAGGGGGGAATCCAGTACACCGCCTTTGCCGTGTTCATGCTCAAAGGGCAGACTGATGTATTCCATATGATCCTCAATCCGGGTATTTGTCACCGGATCGTTGACCACCTCATATAGCATGGCCCTGAATTTCCGGGACTCCAGGATGAAGTCTGGCCCCATACCACTTTCCAGGATGACCTCTCTGCCGGCATTTTTGTTGTCTTTACCCTTGATCTCCTTAATGCTCACCCCCGGTTGACCCACGAATGCCATCATTCCCTCCTGCATTTCCCGGATCAAAATCTGCAGATTCCTGGCCTGGTCGTGAATTTGCGTGATGGTGGCCAGTTGATCCGCCCGGGTACTGTCGCGGGCCAGCTCCAGCAATACAGCTGTTTCTTCCTGGACATCCTCCACCCGCTGTTCATTGGCCAGCGCTTCGTTCTGGTAGATATCCATTAATTCTTTGCCCATATTGACATTTCCCATCAGCATCACACAGGCGATGCCTACGAGCAACATCACTATATAAGGCAGTTTCACCTTCTCGCTTCCGCTTCGCTGGAAAACATTAACCACATAAAGGGGGACAAAGCCAATCAGAAGGAAGCCTATGCTGGCATAAATCAGCCAGCCGGCTCCCGGCCAGTGCATGATCTTGAAGGTAGCACCGGCCAGCAACAGGGCGATGGTCAGGTAACCCACAATGGCATAGACCGGGTTCTTCTTTTCCAGTTGTTCCTTGTGGTTGGTAATAAAATAAAGTGGAAGGAAGACAAATACGATCAGTAGCATACCCACTGTAATCAAAATACCGGCCCCGGGCCAGTGCATTCGCTTAAAAAGGGATCCCACTATAGTCAGGATCGCTGAGCTTAATCCGAAGATGTACGTGAAATTTTTCATACGTTGATGTTTTTTGTCAAGGTTTAGCAAGGTCTGGTGCTGGATCAGTGCGAGCTGCTTTTCGCCAATGGAGTCGAGTACCTGGGAGTAGGAGGATTCAAAGTCCTTTCCTTCATCCATTTTCTCCTCCACCAAACAGCAGACATGGTCCAGCAGGTCATCCATCAGCCTCTCGCAGGTCAGTCCGAGTCTGACCAGATCGGCCCGGATGCGTTCATAATTGTCGTTAATAATCTCTACAATCATTTCAGGCAGGACCCGGTTTAAGCACGAAGGACAATGTATTTACAAAATCAAAAAATTCATCCACCTTCTGCTCCGACCAGGTACGCCCTTTATCGGTGAGAGTGTAATACTTCCGGACCCGCCTGCCGATATACTCCTTTTCGATGGCGATATGTCCGTCAGCCTCCAGTTTATGTAAAACCGGATAGAGTGCACCGAATGTAAGTTTGATCTTACCGGTGGATAGCTCTTCCACCCGCTTGGTAATCTCATACCCGTACATCCGTCCGTTGTCGGCCAACAACTTTAAAACAATGGTTCTCAAAGTACCTTTTAACAAATCATTTGCTATCATAAAAACAAATATATAACATTATTATATATACACAAATTATATATAAGGATATTTTATATCTACCCCCCCCTGTTTACGCGGCTCGTAAAAAAAAATCAAAAAAAATGAAAAAAAGTTGCCAAAACCGGGTAACAATTTCCTGCCCTTTCTGATTAAACGGTATGAAATAAAAAAAATAAATCCGGGTAAATTCATTATATGCCTGATAATAAGTATATTAACGTATAAAACGCAAAAAGAAACAGATATGAGAGCCCTTCACGAAAAATACGGAACGAAAAACCTGGTTTTTCTCTCCCGGAGAGATAAAGATGTTTTGATCTACATGAACAGCGACGTATGGATCACTCCGGATCTGAAAAGATTTAAAAATGATCTGCTTGAAAAAGTTATGAAAGAAAATCTGAATTCAAATACAGATCGTTGAACATGAGAACAGAGAATATGAAACTAAGAGAAATTTGCTGGGACAGAGAGTTAAAGGAAGCCGTCTGGAAAAAAGGCCGGATCAATCCGGACTACGCCCCACATGTACTGCGCTGGGATTACCGGGGCCGGATCATGATGTGGTCGAAATACGGAAGAACAGATTCGATCTTCGGATGGACCATTGAAGCCCGGGATCCGGTAAAGGAGGAGGATGGGATCAACCTGGACAATCTGTATCCTGTTAATTCTTTTAGCCCGGATAAAAATGAATAGCGAAGATTTGGAATCTCCCGTCGGCAGGTGGCCGATGTTGCACTGGCATGGGTCTAAGCCGTCCTCCAGAAGTCGCGCCACCTGTCTTTTTTTCTATTCCCGGCTTTTTTGCAAAAACCGGGTAACACTTCGTTGCCCTTCTGAATAATTAATCATTCACTTTAAAAACAAAAGATCATGAAAAAGAAAATGCAAACAAGAAACGAACTGGTACAGAAGTTCCACAAAGAAATGATCGAAACCAAAAAAATGAACTACCTGACCGGTGGTGACGGTGACGGAGGCCAGGGTTCCATCGGTGATCCCTGGGATTAATATAGCCATGATCAGGGCAACAATCCGGACTTTCTCTTTTATCAGGGCTGTATTTTAAATACCTTTACCTACCCTGTGAAACCTGATAATATTGAGAAAGCCAATTGTTTCCCTGGTATTCGGCTATATCTGTTTTGCCGCTGCATACGGACAGCAGGCGGCAGATTCGGCCAGGTTCCTTTATGAAGAATCTTATAAGTCTGTTTATGCAGGTGATTTTTCCCAGGCTGAATCCTATCTGGCAGAGTTGTTTAAGTATGGTCATACCCTGTCTGTTTACCAGATGGCCCTGGTACATAACAGACTGGGGTTTGTGTACTCTGAAACGGGACGCTTAAGGGAAGCCCTGGAGGAGTACCGGATTGCCGAAGTCCTTACTGAAGGGGCAGACACAAGGTTTATACAACTCAGGATCAGCATCCATATCAATCAAGGCTTACTCTATAATAACCTTGGTGATTACACCAATGCCCTGGAGTATAATAACGAGGCGGAAAGGCTGTTGAGGTCAGTCCCAGCCTGGGACAGTATCTCTTATGTCAAATTATCCGCTCTCCTGCTTAATAACGGGATTGTCTTAAACCATTTGGGCAGGCATGAGGAGGCGCGGGAGGTTCTGGAAGAATGTGCGCAGATTAAAAAGACGTATAAGCACTCCTACCTGGGAAGTGTCTATTTTAATCTGGCCCGGGTGTATCTGAACCTGGGAGATCCGGAACTTGCCCATCAGAACTATCTGAAAGGAATTGAGCAATGGACCTCAGAATATGACTCGGATTATTTTGAATTAGCCAATATTTATCTTCATTTCGGACAGTTCCTGAACGCTCAGGGAAAGCCGGAGGAAGGCTTTGAATACCTGCAAAAAGCACTGCAGAACTATTTGCAGAATTATGATCCCGGGCACCCCCTGACGGCGGCCTGTTATGAAGCGATCGCCCGGTATTTCCTGAACCGGTGCGAATTTGAAAAATCCCTGGAGTATCTCCAGCTGGCACTGCATTCCATTGCAGGATCGTTTAAAGAACAGGATTTGTTTTCAAATCCGGAACCCGGAAGTGCCAGTCATGACCCGACCCTGCTCAGGATCCTTGCTACAAAAACAGAGGCCCTGGAAAGGATCTCTGCCGGTGCCGGAACAACCGAATACAAGAGGAAGTATACAGAAGCTGCCCTTTCCACCAATCTTCTCTCCCTGGAGGTGCTTCAGCAGATCCGGAACGCTTTCCTTTCATCTGAAAGCAGGATGTTCATGAGCTCCCGGCAAAAAGATCTCTTTAC
The Bacteroidales bacterium genome window above contains:
- a CDS encoding DUF2147 domain-containing protein, with the translated sequence MKKLLLTAMTILFVPLFLHAQANIIEGTWYNDEKTSTIEITKGADGKYVGKISWLEEPNEDGKPKVDKENSDPKLAKRPLLGLSIVKNFVYDSNSKQWEKGSIYDPDNGKTYDCFAWFEDGNNNKLYLKGYVAGIKALGRKTIWTRKN
- a CDS encoding PadR family transcriptional regulator; the encoded protein is MIANDLLKGTLRTIVLKLLADNGRMYGYEITKRVEELSTGKIKLTFGALYPVLHKLEADGHIAIEKEYIGRRVRKYYTLTDKGRTWSEQKVDEFFDFVNTLSFVLKPGPA